One Halobacterium zhouii genomic region harbors:
- a CDS encoding DUF5828 family protein, with the protein MEESISGFKQRGTWGEIVEHGERVTQALREAGADETVPDAFEAWNEWRPKSHERIEEEVNEKTADQASVDEGAGEKAGQSPDEDLQTAGERLTESYEKLENGEDGAVEKWQDSLGHVKRAADTAGRKALRRVENAVYQNVMTQVAPYYFDNDLVSANIQRVRSQDEFVFEVNVNDDALKEAVREHLQSFEDIERWHVNTERDTETAEAAEGVEPPVQNDDADATTN; encoded by the coding sequence ATGGAAGAGAGCATCTCCGGGTTCAAGCAGCGCGGAACCTGGGGGGAGATCGTCGAGCACGGCGAGCGCGTCACGCAGGCGCTCCGCGAAGCGGGGGCCGACGAGACGGTTCCCGACGCGTTCGAGGCGTGGAACGAGTGGCGGCCGAAGTCCCACGAGCGCATCGAGGAGGAGGTCAACGAGAAGACCGCAGACCAGGCGAGCGTCGACGAGGGCGCCGGCGAGAAGGCCGGACAGTCCCCCGACGAGGACCTGCAGACGGCGGGCGAACGTCTCACGGAGTCCTACGAGAAACTCGAGAACGGCGAGGATGGCGCAGTCGAGAAGTGGCAGGACTCCCTCGGCCACGTCAAGCGGGCGGCAGACACCGCCGGCCGGAAGGCGCTCCGGCGGGTCGAGAACGCGGTGTACCAGAACGTGATGACGCAGGTCGCGCCGTACTACTTCGACAACGACCTCGTGAGCGCGAACATCCAGCGCGTGCGGAGCCAGGACGAGTTCGTCTTCGAGGTGAACGTCAACGACGACGCGCTGAAGGAGGCCGTCCGCGAACACCTCCAGTCCTTCGAGGATATCGAGCGCTGGCACGTGAACACGGAGCGGGACACCGAGACCGCGGAGGCCGCGGAGGGCGTCGAACCGCCCGTACAGAACGACGACGCGGACGCGACGACGAACTGA
- a CDS encoding hemolysin family protein, producing MGLPLSPLVVTVFGVEFSTNAIAALGAVVMVGLMGLSAFFSSSEIAMFSLARHRIDALIEEGQAGAETVADLKSDPHRLLVTILVGNNLVNIAMSSIATALVGMYVTNSGVAVLVSTLGVTALVLLFGESAPKSYAVENTESWALSIAGPLKWSERLLYPLVVTFDYLTRAVNRVTGGRAAIETSYVTRSEIQDMIETGEREGVIEEDEREMLQRIFRFNNTIAKEVMTPRLDVTAVSTEASVEEAIQTCTQAGHERIPVYEGELDNVIGVVSLEDLVREYLYGESDDLELDDLIEPTLHVPESKNVDELLQEMQDERVQLVVIIDEFGTTEGLLTAEDITEEIVGEILEGEEELPIDFVEEDTVRVRGEVNIDEVNEALEIDLPEGEEFETIAGFIFNRAGRLVEEGESFRYENVELTVERVENTRIMEALVTRLPEPDDRETGGEDGDEPEDLSVEEEG from the coding sequence ATGGGCTTACCGTTGTCTCCGCTCGTAGTGACGGTGTTCGGCGTGGAGTTCAGCACGAACGCCATCGCTGCACTCGGCGCCGTGGTTATGGTCGGGCTGATGGGCCTGTCGGCGTTCTTCTCCTCCTCGGAAATCGCGATGTTCTCGCTCGCGCGTCACCGCATCGACGCGCTCATCGAGGAGGGGCAGGCCGGCGCAGAGACCGTCGCCGACCTGAAGAGCGACCCGCACCGCCTGCTAGTCACGATTCTCGTCGGGAACAATCTCGTGAACATCGCGATGTCCTCCATCGCGACCGCGCTCGTCGGGATGTACGTCACGAACTCCGGTGTCGCGGTGCTCGTCTCCACACTCGGCGTCACCGCGCTCGTCCTGCTGTTCGGGGAGAGCGCGCCGAAGTCCTACGCCGTGGAGAACACGGAATCCTGGGCGCTCTCTATCGCCGGGCCGCTGAAGTGGTCCGAGCGCTTGCTCTATCCGCTGGTCGTCACGTTCGACTACCTGACGCGCGCGGTCAACCGCGTCACGGGCGGTCGAGCGGCCATCGAGACGAGTTACGTCACGCGCTCGGAGATCCAGGACATGATCGAGACCGGAGAACGCGAGGGCGTCATCGAGGAGGACGAACGCGAGATGCTCCAGCGCATCTTCCGGTTCAACAACACCATCGCGAAGGAGGTGATGACGCCGCGCCTCGACGTGACCGCGGTCTCGACGGAGGCGTCCGTCGAGGAAGCGATCCAGACGTGCACGCAGGCCGGCCACGAGCGCATCCCCGTCTACGAGGGCGAACTCGACAACGTCATCGGCGTCGTCAGTCTCGAGGACCTGGTCCGGGAGTACCTCTACGGGGAGTCCGACGACCTCGAACTCGACGACCTCATCGAGCCGACGCTCCACGTCCCCGAGTCGAAGAACGTCGACGAACTCCTCCAAGAGATGCAGGACGAACGCGTCCAGCTCGTCGTCATCATCGACGAGTTCGGCACCACGGAGGGTCTGCTCACGGCCGAGGACATCACGGAGGAAATCGTCGGCGAGATACTCGAGGGCGAGGAGGAGCTCCCCATCGACTTCGTGGAGGAGGACACCGTGCGCGTGCGCGGCGAAGTGAACATCGACGAAGTGAACGAGGCCCTCGAAATCGACCTGCCGGAGGGCGAGGAGTTCGAGACCATCGCGGGGTTCATCTTCAACCGCGCCGGCCGCCTCGTCGAGGAGGGCGAGTCATTCCGCTACGAGAACGTGGAGTTGACCGTCGAGCGCGTGGAGAACACGCGCATCATGGAGGCCCTCGTCACCCGCCTCCCGGAGCCCGACGACCGGGAGACCGGCGGCGAGGACGGGGACGAACCTGAGGACCTCTCGGTCGAGGAAGAGGGCTGA
- the upp gene encoding uracil phosphoribosyltransferase — translation MPIEDRGDAHVLTHALAKDTLSKIRDVETEQVGFRKGLVKLGRISGYEIIDGAMDTEFVSLETPLTETTGERVKGLDDVVIINVLRAATPFVEGLLKAFPRAKQGVISAGRDEEAGMNEEGEFPITIDYVKLPEIKPEDTVIVADPMLATGSTMCTVLDHVTEEAPDPEHLFVLSAVSAPDGLLRVSEQFPEADLLTVSIDDHLDEHGFIVPGLGDAGDRAFRTT, via the coding sequence ATGCCCATCGAGGACCGGGGCGACGCGCACGTTCTCACGCACGCGCTCGCCAAGGACACGCTCTCGAAGATCCGCGACGTCGAAACAGAACAGGTCGGCTTCCGCAAGGGACTCGTGAAACTCGGCCGCATCTCCGGCTACGAGATCATCGACGGCGCGATGGACACCGAGTTCGTCTCCCTGGAGACGCCGCTCACCGAGACGACGGGCGAGCGCGTGAAGGGACTCGACGACGTCGTCATCATCAACGTGTTGCGCGCCGCGACGCCGTTCGTCGAGGGCCTGCTGAAGGCGTTCCCGCGCGCGAAACAGGGCGTCATCAGCGCGGGCCGCGACGAGGAAGCCGGCATGAACGAGGAGGGCGAGTTCCCCATCACCATCGACTACGTGAAACTCCCGGAGATCAAGCCCGAGGACACCGTCATCGTCGCGGACCCGATGCTCGCAACCGGGTCGACGATGTGTACAGTCCTCGACCACGTCACCGAGGAGGCCCCGGACCCCGAACACCTGTTCGTGCTGTCGGCCGTGAGCGCTCCTGATGGGTTGCTCCGCGTCAGCGAGCAGTTCCCGGAGGCCGACCTGCTCACCGTCTCCATCGACGACCACCTCGACGAACACGGCTTCATCGTGCCCGGGCTCGGCGACGCCGGCGACCGGGCGTTCCGCACGACGTAA
- a CDS encoding DUF7569 family protein produces MSDDADTAPCDWCGDAVTNPLARTVRVTVDRSEIDSQRLCPECFANWIDRYDEEMTPDDDDQPTIAHDDTDIIVD; encoded by the coding sequence ATGAGCGACGACGCGGACACGGCTCCCTGTGACTGGTGTGGGGACGCGGTGACGAACCCGCTGGCCCGCACCGTGCGCGTGACGGTGGACCGCTCGGAGATAGATAGCCAGCGGCTCTGTCCCGAATGTTTCGCGAACTGGATCGACCGCTACGACGAGGAGATGACGCCGGACGACGACGACCAGCCGACCATCGCTCACGACGACACCGACATCATCGTCGACTGA
- a CDS encoding inorganic phosphate transporter yields MVGSGLVTLAVAALASLFMAWAIGAGSSGSTPFAPAVGANAIPVMRAGFVVGILGFAGAVLQGANVSEAVGQELVVGVTLSPIAATVALITAAALVAIGVFTGYPIATAFTVTGAVVGTGLAMGGDPAWAKYQVVAIMWVLVPFVGGGASFGIAWALRHVDADAVLIPALGAVVGVVVASIQFAFFGPPEVSRSFARAVAVSAGQPTAVVQVAVTLAVAALVALALRRDIVGDAARGQRHFLLALGGLVAFSAGGSQVGLAIGPLLPLIQGDAIPLYVLVGGGLGLLVGSWTGAPRMIKALSQDYSSLGPRRSIAALIPSFAIAQSAVFFGIPVSFNEIIVSAIVGSGYAAATGSGVSGRKMAFTVLAWVASLVIAFVVGYVGFTAIDAVV; encoded by the coding sequence ATGGTTGGGTCGGGGCTAGTGACGCTTGCCGTCGCTGCACTCGCGAGTCTGTTCATGGCGTGGGCGATCGGTGCCGGATCCTCCGGGTCGACGCCGTTCGCACCCGCGGTCGGCGCGAACGCCATCCCCGTGATGCGCGCCGGGTTCGTCGTCGGCATCCTCGGGTTCGCTGGCGCCGTTCTCCAGGGCGCGAACGTCTCGGAGGCCGTCGGCCAGGAACTCGTCGTCGGCGTCACGCTCTCACCCATCGCGGCGACGGTGGCGCTCATCACCGCCGCCGCGCTCGTCGCCATCGGCGTGTTCACCGGCTATCCGATAGCCACCGCGTTCACCGTCACGGGTGCCGTCGTCGGCACGGGGCTGGCGATGGGCGGCGACCCGGCGTGGGCGAAGTACCAGGTCGTCGCCATCATGTGGGTGCTCGTCCCGTTCGTCGGCGGCGGCGCGTCCTTCGGTATCGCGTGGGCGCTTCGGCACGTCGACGCCGACGCCGTCCTCATCCCCGCGCTCGGCGCGGTGGTCGGCGTCGTCGTCGCGAGCATCCAGTTCGCGTTCTTCGGACCGCCGGAGGTGAGTCGCTCGTTCGCGCGCGCCGTCGCCGTCAGCGCCGGCCAACCCACGGCCGTCGTGCAGGTCGCGGTGACCCTCGCTGTCGCCGCACTCGTCGCGCTCGCGCTCCGCCGGGACATCGTCGGCGACGCCGCGCGCGGCCAGCGGCACTTCCTGCTCGCGCTCGGCGGCCTCGTGGCGTTCTCCGCGGGCGGCAGCCAGGTCGGCCTCGCCATCGGCCCGCTGCTCCCGCTCATCCAGGGCGACGCCATCCCCCTGTACGTTCTCGTCGGCGGCGGCCTCGGCCTGCTCGTGGGGTCGTGGACGGGCGCGCCGCGGATGATCAAGGCACTCAGTCAGGACTACTCAAGTCTCGGGCCGCGGCGCTCGATCGCCGCGCTCATCCCCAGTTTTGCCATCGCGCAGTCCGCGGTCTTCTTCGGCATCCCCGTCTCGTTCAACGAGATCATCGTCAGCGCCATCGTCGGGTCGGGGTACGCCGCAGCGACCGGCAGCGGCGTTAGCGGCCGCAAGATGGCGTTCACCGTCCTCGCGTGGGTCGCGTCGCTCGTGATAGCGTTCGTGGTCGGCTACGTCGGCTTCACCGCCATCGACGCGGTGGTGTGA